gagggggagaagggggtcaAGGGTACGAGGAGCTGACCGCTGACCCTTCCCACATTCAGGGGCCCGTGACGGCCACTCTAACATCTGAAGCCATGGCCAGTGGGGAAGACGAGCCGAGGAACTGTGCGGTGTGTGGGGACCGAGCCACAGGCTACCACTTCCATGCCCTGACTTGTGAGGGCTGCAAGGGTTTCTTCAGGTGAGAGCCCCCCTCCCCGTAGAAACAACCTCCCAAACCGCCCGCCGGGCAGCCTTTAAGCCCCGGCACGTGCGCGAGCTTGTCCAGCTACAACCCTCCTGCATCCCAGAGCCCGACTACCCCGTGGCCAGCATGTCCTATCTTGCCAACCTCAACACTGAGCCAACAGGTGATACGATAACAGAGGGAAGGCCGAGGGTTTGTGCTATGGACATAACCCCTTAGTCGAGAGTGCTGATCCCGTGCCCTACGGAGATGCTTGCGTTGTACCctaccccctaccccccccccccccagggaccCTTGGGCACAGCTCAGATTAGCCTACGTCACCGCCGATCCTTTTAGACCACGTCATCTCAGACCCTCACGTCGCCACCCGTTCGCTGCCATCCCCGCCCGCCCTCCCAAACGTCTCTGTCTCCCACAGACGAACCGTCACCAGAAGCACTGGTCTCACCTGCCCCTTTGCTGGACGCTGTGAGGTCAACAAGATCCAGAGACGTCACTGCCCAGCCTGCAGGTTGCAGAAGTGCCTGGATGCTGGCATGAAGAAGGACAGTGAGTTGGCCCCTCCCAACACGAGCATCCATGGACCAGGTCTCTCGGCCTTGCCCTTGGTCCCACAGCGTGTACGTCACACAAGAAGAGTAGAAACAAGTCCGACGATGTTACTATTCCGCCCAAAACCCCAGCGGCTCCTCATCCACCTTACGGTCCGTGATCCCACGATCCTCTCCCTCCTACTCTTTCCGCCTGGCGCAGCCCATCACGGCCACACTCCAGCCACGCAGTGCGGCTGTCAAACACACCCCTCGGGACCCGTGTGATGGCATTTGCCGTCCCCTCCACCAGGAATCTGCTTGCCCCAGATGTTCACGTGGCTTGACCTTTCTCTTCTATGTTTCACATATAGTGCCTGTCACTCAGTAGGTACTTGATAACCGTTAATCACTTGCTGTCATTTCTCCGCGCCAGGTACCCAGGCTGTGCTCCCCACAGATAGTCTCCCCGGGGCTCGCAGAAGTCAATGTGCCCCGGGTTCGCTCAGCTACAAAGCTACACCATCTGTATTTAATCTCTTCTGTCTGACTCCCAAGGCCTTGCTTTTTCCATGACATCACACGACTTTTCCATACGGAGCAGTGGAAAGGAAACCGtggaagttaaaaacaaacaaacaaaaaaattcaagctCCGTCACTTAAGTGTTTGTGACCTTGGACCTGTCACTGGGGTGTCAGCCCGCTCGTGTCTCTGAAAAACACAGATAATAACACCCGCCCTGTCTACCCAGAGGGTTACTGCATCCAGGGAGATTTAACCTCAGAACCCTTGAAATGAGAGCGCTATATGGAAACATACGGTGACGTTTTAGGCATCCAGGGCCCTCCCTCGTCAGTGTTGGCCCAGGAGCCAAACATCTCCCTTCACGACGACCCCCTTACCCTCCACCCTTCCTTTCTCCGCCGCGGTGCCCTCTTTTCTGCCGCAGGGCCCGGCAGGACGGAAAAGTGGCCAGGAATCCCCTGCGGCCCGGAGCCTCGAGGATTTCAGCCAAGCCCTCCCGCCCCACATCCTTCACCCTGCTGGGTACCAGAGGGGTCCCGGACGTGGGGCTGGCAGAGACAGGTGCTCTGGGCTGCTCTCAGTGTCTCTGTCATCTGTGTTCCCCGGACACAGTGATCCTGTCGGCAGAGGCCTTGGCGCTGCGGCGAGCAAAGCAGGCCCAGCGGCGCGCGCAGCGAGCACCCAGCCAGCTGAGCGACAAGCAGAAAGAGCTGGTCCGGACTCTCCTGGGGGCCCACACCCGCCACGTGGGCACCATGTTTGACCAGTTTGTGCAGTTCAGGGTGAGCCTTGACAGGCTTCCGGCCAGAAGGTGACCAAAAGGGTGCCCAAGGGGGGCTGACCCGAGGGAGGGGGCTGTGTTCCAGGCACCGATACGGAGGACGAGGCTTCTCCAGAACCCCCCAGTGTAGACAGACGCCTCAGCCCAGCGCCCTTCCAAGCCAGGGCCGGAGCGGCCTAAAGAGAGCCTCTCACTGAGGCTCTGATCTCTGCAGCCTCCCGCTCATCTGTTCGTCCGCCACCAGCATTTGCCCGTCTCGGTCCCTGTACCACCTCTGCTGACGCACTTCGCAGAGATCAACACCTTCATGGTGCAGCAAATCATCAAGTTCACCAAGGATCTGCCCCTCTTCCGGTACGTGACCTCCCCTTACCCTTCAGGAAGAAAACACTCCAGGAAGTCATAATCCCCAGACACacgccaaaggaaaaaaaaaaaaaaaaaaaagtcaccgaccccccccccccccacccaccctgcatCCTGTCCAAGCACCAGGTCGTGAATCCCcagctttgtttttaagtatCTCCCTCAGAAcggagaggttggggggggggggctcctctcCCTGTCTGAAGTTCAGGGCGGAGCCTGAGGTgctctcctcccccgctccccacAGGTCCCTGCCCATGGAGGACCAGATCTCCCTTCTCAAGGGAGCGGCTGTAGAGATCTGCCACATCGCCCTCAACACCACCTTCTGCCTCCAAACACAAAACTTCCTCTGTGGGCCACTCCATTACGCGATAGAGGACGGAGCCCACGGTGAGACGGCGCTAGAACCGCAGAGGGCACGTGCCCTTCGAGGTACGGTGTGTGGCCAGGTGACCCGAAGGATCCTAAGCCTGGCGTCTCCCACAGTGGGCTTCCAGGAACAGTTTTTAGAGCTGCTCT
Above is a window of Neofelis nebulosa isolate mNeoNeb1 chromosome 15, mNeoNeb1.pri, whole genome shotgun sequence DNA encoding:
- the NR1I3 gene encoding nuclear receptor subfamily 1 group I member 3 isoform X2; protein product: MASGEDEPRNCAVCGDRATGYHFHALTCEGCKGFFRRTVTRSTGLTCPFAGRCEVNKIQRRHCPACRLQKCLDAGMKKDMILSAEALALRRAKQAQRRAQRAPSQLSDKQKELVRTLLGAHTRHVGTMFDQFVQFRPPAHLFVRHQHLPVSVPVPPLLTHFAEINTFMVQQIIKFTKDLPLFRSLPMEDQISLLKGAAVEICHIALNTTFCLQTQNFLCGPLHYAIEDGAHVGFQEQFLELLFRFHGTLRRLQLQEPEYVLMAAVALFSPDRPGVTRREQIDHLQEVTALTLQSYIEGQQPRPGSRFLYAKLLGLLAELRSINNAFGYQIRHIRGLAAMMPLLQEICS
- the NR1I3 gene encoding nuclear receptor subfamily 1 group I member 3 isoform X1, translated to MASGEDEPRNCAVCGDRATGYHFHALTCEGCKGFFRRTVTRSTGLTCPFAGRCEVNKIQRRHCPACRLQKCLDAGMKKDMILSAEALALRRAKQAQRRAQRAPSQLSDKQKELVRTLLGAHTRHVGTMFDQFVQFRPPAHLFVRHQHLPVSVPVPPLLTHFAEINTFMVQQIIKFTKDLPLFRSLPMEDQISLLKGAAVEICHIALNTTFCLQTQNFLCGPLHYAIEDGAHVGFQEQFLELLFRFHGTLRRLQLQEPEYVLMAAVALFSPGERPQSPEGRLRLCPHSQPREPTHDRGSVFKPSLGPFRMAGPRPTPPVLPRHPHLLPDRPGVTRREQIDHLQEVTALTLQSYIEGQQPRPGSRFLYAKLLGLLAELRSINNAFGYQIRHIRGLAAMMPLLQEICS